A segment of the Ignavibacteriales bacterium genome:
AATTATTGAAACCAGAATATTTTATTGAAAATCAGGTAGGACCCCACAGTCGGCATAATCGACTTAAACCTCGTATGAGCGCTTTGATCATTTCTGCGCACGTTCGTGAAGGAATTGAGCTTGGACGCGAGCATGGTATTCCTGAAGCTGTACTGGATTTTATTCCGCAGCATCATGGTACGACAAGAATTTCTTTCTTTTTTGATAAAGCGTTAAAGCAGGCGGCAAAACGGCCGACGAAAGATGGAGTTAGAGAGGAAGATTTTCTTTATCCCGGACCAAAGCCGCAAACCAAAGAAACCGGAATTGTTATGTTGGCAGATTCTGTTGAAGCGACGACACGCACAATCTCGGAACTCACTCCGCAAAAGCTTGAATCGGCAATCGATAATATGATTAAGCATAGATTCATGGATGGTCAACTCGATGAATGCGAATTGACTCTACGCGATCTGACAAAAATTAAGGAAGGATTTTTGAAAATACTTCTAGGTATTCATCATCATCGTATAAAATATCCTGAACCGGATACAGCAATTGAAGAATCAACCGCTGAATCTAAACAACCGGAATTATTGGTAGCAAAATCTATTACACATAATCCGGTAATACCACCCGTGGTGGAAGATGAAGTTTATATCCCGGCGATGGCAATTGAAGTTCAACCCACTCAACCGGCAATGCACCCTGATAAACAAGCAACGAAACAAGTTGATGAAGAGAATTCTGCCCAGAATCCATGATTGATAACCTTCGATCTTACATACATTATCTGAAGCTTGAAAAAAATGCTTCAAAAAATACGATCGAATCATACCAACTCGATCTGTCTCGGTATCTGGATTACATGAAATATCAGGGGGTAGGAAGATTGGAAGATGTTCAACAAAAACAGATCGTGAAGTTTTTGAATTCTTTGTCCGAACACGGTCTCTCTGCGCGCAGTGTTGCGCGAAATGTCTCCTCGATAAAAATGTTTCATAAATATTTAACCGGTGAAGGAATTTTAAAAATAAATCATGCGGAAAATATTGAAACACCGAAACTGTCGAAAACCCTTCCCGATGTTTTAAACCCTGATGAAGTTGAATCGATAATTTCGCAGCCAAATTCTTTTGAGCCGTCGGGGATACGTGATCGCGCAATCTTAGAGACGATGTATGCAACCGGCATGCGTGTTACCGAAGTAATCACGATGAAACAACGAGATGTTTACGCGGATGAAGGTATTGTCAGAGTTTTCGGGAAAGGGTCAAAAGAGCGACTTGTACCGATAGGCAGATCGGCACTTGAATGGATCGGAAAATATAAAAATGAAGTCCGTTCAGAAATCTCAGTGACAGGAAGAGGACAGGATGTTTTATTTCTCAACATGCGGGGGAAACCGATGTCAAGAATGTCGGTGTGGAATATTGTGAGATCGTGTACATTGAAATCAGGAATCAAAAAAGAAATTCATCCTCACACTTTTCGTCATTCATTTGCCACCCATTTACTTGAGGGCGGAGCCGATCTGCGCGCTGTTCAGGAAATGCTGGGGCATTCAGATATTTCAACCACACAAATTTACACACATATAGACAGAGAATATTTAAAAGAAGTTCACAAAACGTTTCATCCGAGGGGATAAATATTTATTATGGAAACAAACTTGATTGCAGATAAGAACGATCTTACTGGTAAATTTGAGCTATTACGCCAATTGGTAGGAAATACGCCATTGTTGGCAATAAGATTTTTGTTTAAAGGAAAAAGAAGGGTGATCTATGCGAAAGCTGAATATTTCAACATGACCGGAAGTATCAAAGATAGAATGGCATTTAATATATTGGAAAAAGCTTACCAGAGTGGAACTCTTAAGAAGGGTGACTTGATTGCCGAGGCAACAAGCGGTAATACAGGAATATCGATATCTGCCTTTGGACGAGCTCTCGGACATCCGGTCACTATCTATATGCCGGATTGGATGAGTCAAGAAAGGGTAGGTTTGATAAGAAGTTTTGGAGCAAAAATAATTTCGGTGAGCCGCGAACAAGGAGGATTTCTGGGCAGCATAAGAATGACGGAGGAGCTTGCAAAACAGCAACCTGATGTATTTTTACCATGCCAATTTTCAAATCAAGCTAATGTTGAAGCTCATGAAAAAACAACCGGACCGGAAATTTGGTGGCAGTTAAGCTCGAACTCAATTCATCCTGATGCATTTATTGCCGGAGTTGGAACCGGCGGGACTGTAATGGGAGTCGGAAATTATTTACGCAAACACAATTCTCAAATTCGCATTCACCCATTAGAACCTGCTGAATCACCAACTCTATCGACAGGTCACAAAGTCGGGCATCATCGCATACAAGGCATATCCGATGAATTTATTCCCTCAATAGTTCAACTCAATCAATTAGATAAAGTCGTAGCGGTGAGCGATGGAGATGCAATCATTATGGCGCAAAAACTTGCTTCTCAGCTCGGGCTTGCTGTAGGTATCTCATCAGGCGCAAATTTTATCGGTGCGTTAATGGTCCAGAACGAGATGGGTGACGAATCAGTTGTGGTTACGGTTTTTTCTGATGATAATAAAAAATACTTGAGTACCGACCTACTTAAACAAGAACCACTAAAAGCAGGATACCTCGCTTCGGATGTTGAATTGGTCGATATGCGAGCATTTAATCGTGTCTGCCATTTGTGTCGTGACGATTATAAGGAAGCAATTAAAAATACATCTGGGTCTCTATAGAATTAATGAAGAATCGAAATTTCTTTGAATAAAAGATCTTTTAAATATGCTTGAACA
Coding sequences within it:
- the xerD gene encoding site-specific tyrosine recombinase XerD, with amino-acid sequence MIDNLRSYIHYLKLEKNASKNTIESYQLDLSRYLDYMKYQGVGRLEDVQQKQIVKFLNSLSEHGLSARSVARNVSSIKMFHKYLTGEGILKINHAENIETPKLSKTLPDVLNPDEVESIISQPNSFEPSGIRDRAILETMYATGMRVTEVITMKQRDVYADEGIVRVFGKGSKERLVPIGRSALEWIGKYKNEVRSEISVTGRGQDVLFLNMRGKPMSRMSVWNIVRSCTLKSGIKKEIHPHTFRHSFATHLLEGGADLRAVQEMLGHSDISTTQIYTHIDREYLKEVHKTFHPRG
- a CDS encoding cysteine synthase family protein, encoding METNLIADKNDLTGKFELLRQLVGNTPLLAIRFLFKGKRRVIYAKAEYFNMTGSIKDRMAFNILEKAYQSGTLKKGDLIAEATSGNTGISISAFGRALGHPVTIYMPDWMSQERVGLIRSFGAKIISVSREQGGFLGSIRMTEELAKQQPDVFLPCQFSNQANVEAHEKTTGPEIWWQLSSNSIHPDAFIAGVGTGGTVMGVGNYLRKHNSQIRIHPLEPAESPTLSTGHKVGHHRIQGISDEFIPSIVQLNQLDKVVAVSDGDAIIMAQKLASQLGLAVGISSGANFIGALMVQNEMGDESVVVTVFSDDNKKYLSTDLLKQEPLKAGYLASDVELVDMRAFNRVCHLCRDDYKEAIKNTSGSL